In Streptomyces capitiformicae, one genomic interval encodes:
- a CDS encoding cytochrome c oxidase subunit 4: MKIQGKMFIWLSVFVLAMAIVYGVWSKEPAGTTALFLAFGLCIMVGYYLAFTARRVDVGAQDDKEADVADDAGELGFFSPHSWQPLSLAIGGALAFMGVVFGWWLLYFSAPIIMIGLWGWVFEYYRGENQNQ; encoded by the coding sequence GTGAAGATCCAGGGCAAGATGTTCATCTGGCTGAGCGTCTTCGTCCTCGCCATGGCGATCGTCTATGGCGTGTGGTCGAAGGAGCCGGCCGGTACCACGGCGCTCTTCCTGGCCTTCGGCCTGTGCATCATGGTCGGCTACTACCTGGCCTTCACGGCCCGGCGGGTCGACGTGGGCGCGCAGGACGACAAGGAGGCCGACGTCGCGGACGACGCGGGCGAGCTGGGCTTCTTCAGCCCGCACAGCTGGCAGCCGCTGTCCCTGGCCATCGGTGGCGCGCTCGCCTTCATGGGCGTCGTCTTCGGCTGGTGGCTGCTGTACTTCTCGGCCCCGATCATCATGATCGGCCTGTGGGGCTGGGTCTTCGAGTACTACCGCGGTGAGAACCAGAACCAGTAA